The nucleotide window GTGAGTTACCGAGATGGCTTTTTCACCActtgctgggcagggagctgagcccagTGTATTTGGGGTAGGTTCTTTTGCAGCCCTTCCAGTCTGACCTGGTAGTGCTTCTGTCTGGCATCACTGCCAAGGAGGCCACTCTGGAATATTAGTGCTTTTTACATGCTGGAGCTCTGGAAGTTGTGGGGTAACCTAATGGGTGATGACAAtgagtggggaggggagggaagcaTCACTGAGCGCACACACTGAATTAGTGGCCCAGCCTGCTgtagctgctcccagggctgcaggctcTTAATGCTGTTGGGATTTCATTGCAGGTGATCTTTGTCCTGCGGAAGAAGAATGAGCAGGTCACATTCCTGCACCTTTTCCACCACTCTGTTCTGCCATGGAGCTGGTGGTGGGGAGCCAAGTTTGGTCCAGGTAAGATGGCAACTGTCTGGGTGCATGGATTGAGTAGGGTTACCCCAGCATGCTGAGAAGGGGTTTTTGGCCCTGTTGTGCTCTTAGCAGCTATGTGTAGTGCTGATTGCTGTGGAGTATTGACTTATACTAAGGGAAATCTATCTTAACAGGGGGAATGGGCTCATTCCATGCCATGATCAATTCCATGGTGCATGTTGTCATGTATTTCTACTATGGGCTctcagcagcaggacctgcctttcagAAGTACCTGTGGTGGAAGAAACACATCACAGCCATCCAGCTGGTGAGTCTGTGTGGTAGAGCAGATTTCAAATGTGCTTGATTTGAAGGGCAGGCCAGCCCTTGTACCTTTGAAAggtgcagccagcagcagttatACCCTCTGTAGCATATTGCTCTGAGTTTttagcagctctgccccactgTGGGACTCTGATAGCCCTACCAGCCTGGTTGGGGTGTGTGTGCTGTTCAGCTCCTGGGCTTGCAGCCGTGTTGGGAGGGTGAGAGGCATATGCAGCTCAAAGACTTGTGCCTgcctcttccagctgctgctcaccaTAGGGACCTCTGCTTCAGACTGGGAAAGAAGTCTAGGTGTTGCCTTTAAAAATAAGGTCTCTATTGGGTTCCCTGACCCTGCTCCCATGAATAACTTTTTCTTACTCTGCCTTGCTCCCAGGCACAGTTTGTGATTGTCTCCGTTCACATCTCCCAGTATTACTTCATGCCCAACTGCCAGTACCAGTTCCCCATCTTCATTCACCTTATCTGGATTTATGGGACCAtcttcttcatcctcttctCCAACTTTTGGTACCAGTCCTACACCAAGGGCAAACGGTTGCCCAGGGTGGCTCAACAAGCAGCCCAGCACAACAGTAGCAGCATCCATGAAAACGGCACTGTCACCAATGGCAAGGTCAAAGCCAACTAGAGGTTAaagtgctcccagagccaatGAGAGCCccggggcagaggcagctgggacctgtccctctgctcctgggtgCCACTAGCCAAGTCAAGTGCCTACAGACTGTTGTACCCCTGTGCCcagtcctgct belongs to Haemorhous mexicanus isolate bHaeMex1 chromosome 9, bHaeMex1.pri, whole genome shotgun sequence and includes:
- the ELOVL1 gene encoding elongation of very long chain fatty acids protein 1 isoform X1, which produces MEGIVTMYQDFMKKADPRIADYPLMQSPFLVMGILLGYVYFVLSLGPRLMANRKPLNLKKFMVLYNFFLVGLSLYIVYEFLMAGWLTGYTWRCDPVDFSQDPKALRMVSVAWLFVFSKFIELTDTVIFVLRKKNEQVTFLHLFHHSVLPWSWWWGAKFGPGGMGSFHAMINSMVHVVMYFYYGLSAAGPAFQKYLWWKKHITAIQLAQFVIVSVHISQYYFMPNCQYQFPIFIHLIWIYGTIFFILFSNFWYQSYTKGKRLPRVAQQAAQHNSSSIHENGTVTNGKVKAN
- the ELOVL1 gene encoding elongation of very long chain fatty acids protein 1 isoform X2 encodes the protein MAGWLTGYTWRCDPVDFSQDPKALRMVSVAWLFVFSKFIELTDTVIFVLRKKNEQVTFLHLFHHSVLPWSWWWGAKFGPGGMGSFHAMINSMVHVVMYFYYGLSAAGPAFQKYLWWKKHITAIQLAQFVIVSVHISQYYFMPNCQYQFPIFIHLIWIYGTIFFILFSNFWYQSYTKGKRLPRVAQQAAQHNSSSIHENGTVTNGKVKAN